From the genome of Glycine max cultivar Williams 82 chromosome 2, Glycine_max_v4.0, whole genome shotgun sequence, one region includes:
- the LOC100777906 gene encoding eukaryotic translation initiation factor 5 has translation MALQNIGAANSDDAFYRYKMPRMITKIEGRGNGIKTNVVNMVDIAKALARPASYTTKYFGCELGAQSKFDEKTGTSHVNGAHDTVKLAGLLENFIKKYVQCYGCGNPETEIIITKNQMIQLKCAACGFVSDVDMRDKLTTFIIKNPPEVKKGSKDKKAMRRAEKERLKEGEMADEEQKKVKKEVKKKGSSSSKDGTAKSTSSKKKASGSDEDRTSPTHSQIDEKEEAPDEDDGDDDVQWLTDTSLDAARQRIQEQLSAVTADMVMLSTDEPEKKKKAASNGNGGSQNGNSMHYGTLVGEVKANLKKGIGANELLSHLSAHPAPAQEKMSALVEALFEGTEKGFAKEADKKKNYFAAAVAEEGSQLLLLHAIEEFSCKSTSNALKEVALVLKALYDADVLEEEHIVQWYQKGLKGDNKNSKILKNAQPFIDWLQSAESETEEE, from the coding sequence ATGGCTTTACAGAACATTGGTGCTGCAAACAGTGATGATGCCTTCTACAGGTATAAGATGCCTAGGATGATTACCAAAATTGAGGGCAGAGGTAACGGCATCAAAACTAATGTTGTCAATATGGTTGATATTGCCAAGGCATTGGCAAGGCCTGCGTCTTACACGACCAAGTATTTTGGTTGTGAACTTGGGGCCCAGTCAAAATTTGATGAGAAGACCGGCACTTCTCACGTCAATGGAGCACATGATACTGTTAAGCTTGCTGGCCTTCTTGAGAACTTCATTAAGAAATATGTTCAGTGTTATGGTTGTGGAAATCCTGAAACTGAGATCATAATCACTAAGAACCAAATGATCCAGCTGAAATGCGCTGCTTGTGGTTTTGTGTCTGATGTTGATATGAGAGACAAGCTGACTACCTTCATCATTAAGAACCCTCCAGAGGTTAAGAAAGGATCCAAAGACAAGAAGGCCATGAGGAGAGCTGAGAAGGAGAGACTGAAGGAAGGTGAAATGGCTGATGAGGAACAGAAGAAAGTGAAGAAAGAGGTTAAGAAGAAAGGCTCTTCATCTTCAAAAGATGGCACTGCTAAATCCACCTCTTCAAAGAAGAAAGCAAGTGGCTCTGATGAAGACCGCACTTCACCTACTCACAGTCAAATTGATGAGAAAGAGGAGGCTCCAGATGAagatgatggtgatgatgacGTGCAATGGCTGACAGATACATCACTTGATGCTGCTCGTCAACGTATCCAAGAACAGTTAAGTGCTGTGACAGCTGATATGGTTATGCTTTCTACAGATGAaccagagaagaagaaaaaagcagCAAGTAACGGAAATGGCGGTTCTCAGAATGGTAACTCAATGCACTATGGGACCCTGGTTGGGGAAGTGAAAGCTAATTTGAAGAAAGGTATTGGAGCGAATGAATTGCTGTCCCATCTTTCAGCACATCCTGCACCTGCTCAAGAAAAGATGAGTGCTCTGGTTGAAGCTCTATTCGAGGGAACTGAGAAAGGTTTTGCTAAAGAAgctgataagaagaagaactACTTTGCTGCTGCTGTTGCCGAAGAGGGATCCCAGCTGTTATTGCTTCATGCTATTGAAGAATTTTCTTGCAAGTCTACTTCCAATGCTTTGAAGGAGGTTGCCCTGGTTCTAAAGGCACTCTATGATGCTGATGTGTTGGAGGAAGAGCACATAGTGCAGTGGTATCAAAAGGGACTGAAGGGCGATAACAAGAACTCtaagattttgaagaatgcTCAACCTTTCATTGATTGGCTTCAGAGTGCAGAATCAGAAACCGAGGAAGAATAA